One Thermococcus eurythermalis DNA segment encodes these proteins:
- a CDS encoding lysyl aminopeptidase produces the protein MVNLELLKKVVEAPGVSGYEFLGIRDVVIEELKDHVDEIYVDKLGNVIAHKKGSGPRIMIAAHMDKIGVMVNHIDKEGYLHVVPVGGVDPRTLVAQRIRFFTEKGEHYGVVGHIPPHLQKPEDRKKAADWDTIVVDVGADSREEAEEMGFRVGTVGEFAPAFVQLNENRIATPYLDDRVCLYAMIEAAKAIENHEADIYFVGSVQEEVGLRGARVASYAIDPEIGIAMDVTFAKQVGDKGKIVPKLGGGPVMDVGPNINPKVRAFADEVAKKYEVPLQVEASPRPTGTDANIMQINREGVATAVLSIPIRYMHSQVETADLRDIDLTIKFAKHFLEELRPMNLTP, from the coding sequence ATGGTGAACCTCGAACTGCTCAAGAAGGTTGTCGAGGCCCCGGGAGTTTCCGGCTATGAGTTCCTTGGAATAAGGGACGTCGTCATTGAGGAGCTGAAAGACCACGTGGACGAGATCTACGTCGACAAGCTCGGAAACGTCATAGCCCACAAGAAGGGCAGCGGGCCGAGGATTATGATCGCGGCCCACATGGACAAGATAGGCGTCATGGTCAACCACATCGACAAGGAGGGCTACCTCCACGTCGTTCCGGTTGGAGGCGTTGACCCGAGGACTCTGGTCGCCCAGAGGATTCGCTTCTTCACCGAGAAGGGCGAGCACTACGGAGTCGTCGGCCACATACCGCCGCACCTCCAGAAGCCGGAGGACAGGAAAAAAGCAGCGGACTGGGACACAATAGTTGTTGACGTCGGTGCTGACAGTAGGGAGGAAGCCGAGGAGATGGGCTTCCGCGTTGGAACCGTCGGCGAGTTCGCTCCGGCCTTCGTCCAGCTCAACGAGAACAGGATTGCCACGCCCTACCTCGACGATAGGGTCTGCCTCTACGCCATGATAGAGGCCGCCAAGGCCATTGAGAACCACGAGGCGGACATATACTTTGTTGGAAGCGTCCAGGAGGAGGTCGGCCTCAGGGGCGCCCGCGTGGCGAGCTACGCCATCGACCCGGAGATAGGCATAGCCATGGACGTCACCTTCGCCAAGCAGGTTGGCGACAAGGGCAAGATCGTGCCCAAGCTCGGCGGCGGCCCGGTCATGGACGTCGGCCCGAACATCAACCCCAAGGTTCGCGCCTTCGCCGACGAGGTCGCGAAGAAGTACGAGGTACCGCTCCAGGTCGAGGCCAGCCCGAGGCCGACGGGAACCGACGCCAACATAATGCAGATCAACCGCGAGGGCGTTGCCACCGCCGTCCTCAGCATACCGATACGCTACATGCACAGCCAGGTCGAGACCGCTGACCTGAGGGACATCGACCTCACGATAAAGTTCGCCAAGCACTTCCTTGAGGAGCTCAGGCCGATGAACCTCACTCCGTGA
- a CDS encoding archaemetzincin family Zn-dependent metalloprotease — translation MIAVVSIGTLKRSLIEGVVGFLNDYHSRFGISVEFSGEIPTEPFSVAFNPLRGQYLGRVFLPTLSALKERLNATAVLGITELDLYEEGLNFIFGLANPSLKSAVVSVHRLRNEFYGLEPDDELLIERAIKEAMHELGHVFGLRHCPNPRCVMHFSNSLYDTDVKGPLYCPVCEEKLEANLRKLGVFP, via the coding sequence ATGATTGCGGTTGTTTCAATTGGGACTCTTAAGAGGTCGCTCATTGAGGGGGTTGTTGGGTTCCTCAACGACTACCACTCCCGCTTTGGGATTAGTGTTGAGTTTTCGGGGGAAATCCCAACTGAGCCATTCTCGGTAGCTTTCAACCCTTTAAGGGGCCAGTACCTTGGGAGGGTCTTCCTGCCGACGCTCTCCGCCCTGAAGGAGAGGCTTAACGCTACTGCCGTTCTGGGCATTACCGAGCTTGACCTCTACGAGGAGGGGCTGAACTTCATATTCGGCCTTGCAAACCCCTCCCTGAAGAGTGCAGTTGTTTCCGTTCACCGGCTGAGAAACGAGTTCTACGGCCTTGAGCCTGACGATGAACTGCTCATAGAGAGGGCAATCAAAGAGGCCATGCACGAGCTGGGGCACGTATTCGGGCTGAGACACTGTCCAAACCCGAGGTGCGTTATGCATTTCTCAAACTCACTCTATGACACGGACGTAAAAGGGCCCCTCTACTGCCCCGTCTGTGAAGAAAAGCTTGAAGCAAACCTGCGGAAACTGGGGGTGTTTCCATGA
- the cyaB gene encoding class IV adenylate cyclase has product MIEVEVKGYADDSIFERVREEFELMRKEHHEDTYYQHPCRDFAETDEALRIRIRRFDGHFEAFLTYKGPKLDSTSKTREEIEVPINDPDEHTRILEALGFREVLTVEKVREKYYVEKGITITLDEVEGLGKFIEAEAVTEDRDKVPELVERLKRLLLELGVTRFERRSYLELLLEKEG; this is encoded by the coding sequence ATGATTGAAGTGGAAGTTAAGGGCTACGCGGACGACTCCATCTTTGAGAGGGTTCGTGAAGAGTTCGAGCTGATGAGGAAAGAGCACCACGAGGACACCTATTACCAGCACCCCTGCAGGGACTTCGCGGAGACCGACGAGGCCCTCCGGATAAGGATACGGCGCTTTGACGGCCATTTTGAGGCTTTTTTGACCTACAAAGGGCCGAAGCTGGATTCCACCTCCAAGACAAGGGAAGAGATAGAGGTTCCGATAAACGACCCCGACGAACACACCCGCATCCTTGAGGCCCTCGGCTTTAGAGAAGTCCTTACAGTCGAGAAAGTCCGTGAGAAGTACTACGTCGAGAAGGGCATAACGATAACGCTCGACGAGGTTGAGGGCCTCGGCAAGTTCATCGAGGCGGAGGCCGTTACGGAGGACAGGGATAAAGTCCCTGAGCTCGTTGAAAGATTGAAGAGGCTCCTTCTTGAGCTTGGAGTCACGCGCTTCGAGAGGCGCTCTTACCTCGAACTGCTGCTGGAGAAGGAGGGCTGA
- a CDS encoding energy-coupling factor ABC transporter ATP-binding protein — translation MIEVRDVSFKYVHSERSALRGVSLTIKDGEFMGILGPSGSGKSTLALTLNGIIPNSIRGQFSGEVIVRDPRTGETFKTTETPVSKLSTIVGLVLQNPESQLFNMTVEDEVAFALENLGLSREEIAGRVEWALKVVGLSGLEEEFPPNLSGGEKQRLAIASVIAMKPSHLVLDEPTSQLDPEGKKEVLKVIEDLHKAGTTVIMVEHDSRFLFRKADRLVVLDRGQVILQGTPREIAEKVEELIEIGVKVPHSLLLSRALGLPPLLSPREFSSSTVRRG, via the coding sequence ATGATTGAAGTGCGGGATGTTTCCTTCAAGTACGTCCACTCGGAGAGGTCCGCCCTCAGGGGTGTGAGCCTTACAATAAAAGACGGGGAGTTCATGGGAATCCTCGGGCCAAGCGGGAGCGGGAAGTCAACTCTCGCACTGACGCTGAACGGGATAATTCCAAACTCAATTCGGGGGCAGTTCTCGGGGGAGGTCATAGTCAGAGACCCCCGCACCGGGGAGACCTTCAAAACGACGGAGACTCCGGTCTCGAAGCTCTCAACTATCGTCGGCCTCGTCCTCCAGAACCCGGAAAGCCAGCTGTTCAACATGACGGTCGAAGACGAGGTCGCGTTTGCGCTCGAAAACCTCGGCCTGTCGCGGGAGGAGATAGCGGGGAGGGTGGAGTGGGCCCTAAAAGTCGTCGGCCTCAGCGGCCTTGAAGAAGAGTTCCCTCCGAACCTCAGCGGCGGCGAGAAGCAGAGGCTGGCCATAGCGTCGGTAATAGCGATGAAGCCGAGCCATCTCGTTCTCGATGAGCCGACGTCCCAGCTTGACCCGGAGGGGAAAAAGGAAGTCCTGAAGGTCATAGAAGACCTCCACAAAGCCGGGACAACGGTCATTATGGTGGAGCACGACTCCCGCTTCCTGTTCAGAAAGGCGGACAGGCTGGTGGTTCTGGACAGGGGCCAGGTTATTCTTCAGGGAACCCCAAGAGAAATCGCGGAGAAGGTGGAAGAGCTAATCGAGATTGGCGTCAAGGTGCCTCACTCCCTCCTCCTGTCAAGGGCCCTTGGTCTTCCGCCCCTCCTGTCTCCTCGGGAGTTTTCCTCTTCAACAGTTCGAAGAGGCTGA
- a CDS encoding TrkH family potassium uptake protein produces MLEFRKRINVSDDIFVVRNLIGAILQGVGLAYLVPVLLVWFYPDQIKYVPYFALPGMACILLGAWWSRHSDKVEDVNLRQAMVAAAFTWLFASLVSVVPFMGIADMSFVDSYFESMSAWTGTGLTMMSNLSSYPKVLLFWRAWMQWLGGIGIVLVALTILIRPGVAAARLYRAEARSERILPNLVNTSKVIFEIYLVLTLVGTYLYYINGMNLFDALTHSMTGLGTGGMSTHDESIGFFHSPAINAVTIFLMIMGAVNFTVHYKLFKNKSLKPFFEDIQVRYMFVFLIPAVTIIGYSLYSIGKALGEVIQEAVFHAVSAISCTGFQIASLSSYPEVAKFILAILMVIGGGAGSTAGGIKLIRVTLMYESLKWTIESAILPRGAVIKRKVGNYVFSEEDIQEVMSFTMTYLAFLLFGTVYTMLRVKASLTDALFEVASAQGNVGLSIGITSPAMPADLKVLYILLMWIGRLEIFSTLVFIISVVFLLPRVKRK; encoded by the coding sequence ATGCTCGAATTCAGGAAGAGAATCAACGTGTCAGATGATATATTCGTTGTTAGAAACCTCATAGGGGCAATCCTGCAGGGAGTTGGCCTTGCCTACCTCGTTCCCGTGCTCCTCGTGTGGTTTTACCCAGACCAAATTAAATACGTCCCGTATTTTGCCCTTCCCGGAATGGCATGCATTCTCCTCGGCGCTTGGTGGAGCAGACACTCGGATAAAGTTGAGGACGTCAACCTGAGGCAGGCCATGGTCGCGGCCGCGTTTACCTGGCTGTTTGCGTCCCTTGTGAGCGTTGTCCCGTTCATGGGAATAGCGGACATGAGCTTCGTGGATTCCTATTTCGAGAGCATGAGCGCGTGGACTGGAACGGGCCTCACAATGATGAGCAACCTGTCGAGCTACCCCAAGGTTCTCCTGTTCTGGCGTGCGTGGATGCAGTGGCTCGGTGGCATTGGTATCGTCCTCGTTGCCCTGACAATCCTTATCCGCCCGGGTGTTGCCGCCGCGAGGCTTTACCGGGCCGAGGCCAGGAGCGAGAGAATCCTTCCGAACCTCGTCAATACCTCAAAGGTCATCTTCGAGATATACCTCGTCCTCACGCTCGTGGGCACGTACCTCTACTACATCAACGGCATGAACCTTTTCGACGCCCTCACGCACTCAATGACAGGCCTTGGAACCGGTGGTATGAGCACCCACGACGAGAGCATAGGCTTCTTCCACAGCCCGGCAATCAACGCCGTCACGATTTTCCTGATGATTATGGGCGCCGTTAACTTCACGGTTCATTACAAACTCTTCAAGAACAAGTCCCTCAAGCCCTTTTTTGAAGATATTCAGGTTAGGTACATGTTTGTTTTTCTTATCCCCGCTGTCACGATAATAGGTTACAGCCTCTATTCCATCGGGAAAGCCCTCGGAGAGGTTATCCAGGAGGCAGTGTTCCACGCGGTTTCAGCCATAAGCTGTACGGGGTTCCAGATAGCGAGTCTCTCAAGTTATCCCGAGGTCGCGAAGTTCATACTTGCAATCCTGATGGTAATCGGTGGAGGTGCTGGAAGTACGGCGGGCGGAATAAAGCTCATCCGCGTCACCCTGATGTACGAAAGCCTGAAGTGGACGATAGAGAGCGCAATCCTGCCGAGGGGTGCAGTCATTAAGAGAAAGGTCGGCAACTACGTCTTCAGCGAGGAGGACATACAGGAGGTCATGAGTTTTACCATGACTTACCTTGCGTTCCTGCTCTTCGGTACTGTATACACAATGCTCCGCGTCAAAGCTAGCCTTACAGACGCGCTCTTTGAGGTAGCCTCAGCGCAGGGCAACGTGGGCCTTAGCATCGGGATAACGTCCCCAGCAATGCCCGCCGACCTCAAGGTGTTGTACATACTCCTCATGTGGATTGGCAGGCTGGAGATATTCTCAACCCTCGTCTTCATAATCAGCGTTGTCTTCCTGCTCCCGAGGGTGAAGAGAAAATGA
- the map gene encoding type II methionyl aminopeptidase yields MDERAALIKAGEIARKVKEEVADLIKPGAKLYDIAEFVERRIVELGGKPAFPCNLSLNEIAAHYTPYKGDDTALKEGDYLKVDIGVHVDGYIADTAVTFRVGMEEDDLMEAAREALENAIATVRAGVMVRDVAKAIEDTIRERGFNPIVNLSGHKVERYKLHAGVSIPNVYRPADTYVLQEGDVFAIEPFATTGAGQVIEVPPALIFMYLRDRPVRMLQARRLLMHIKREYKTLPFAYRWLQDFMPEGQLKLALAQLDRAGAIYSYPILREVRGGLVAQFEHTVIVEKDGAYVTT; encoded by the coding sequence GTGGACGAAAGGGCAGCGCTGATTAAAGCCGGTGAGATAGCGAGAAAGGTCAAGGAGGAAGTCGCCGACCTCATAAAGCCAGGTGCAAAGCTCTACGACATAGCGGAGTTCGTTGAGAGGAGGATAGTGGAGCTCGGCGGAAAGCCCGCATTCCCCTGTAACCTCTCGCTCAACGAGATTGCGGCGCACTACACGCCGTACAAGGGCGACGATACTGCCCTCAAAGAGGGCGACTACCTCAAGGTTGACATCGGCGTCCACGTTGACGGCTACATAGCTGACACTGCCGTGACTTTCCGTGTCGGAATGGAAGAGGACGACCTCATGGAAGCGGCTAGGGAGGCCCTTGAGAACGCCATAGCGACGGTTAGGGCGGGCGTGATGGTAAGGGACGTCGCGAAGGCCATCGAGGACACGATAAGGGAGAGGGGGTTCAACCCCATAGTGAACCTGAGCGGGCACAAGGTCGAGCGCTACAAGCTCCACGCAGGGGTCAGCATTCCCAACGTCTACAGGCCTGCAGACACGTACGTCCTCCAGGAGGGCGACGTTTTCGCCATAGAGCCCTTTGCAACGACGGGCGCGGGCCAGGTCATAGAAGTCCCGCCGGCGCTGATTTTCATGTACCTCCGCGACAGGCCCGTCAGGATGCTCCAGGCGAGAAGGCTTCTCATGCACATCAAGCGCGAGTACAAGACACTTCCCTTTGCTTACCGCTGGCTCCAGGACTTCATGCCCGAGGGACAGCTGAAGCTGGCGCTGGCCCAGCTTGACAGGGCGGGGGCTATTTACAGCTACCCGATACTGAGGGAAGTCCGCGGCGGCCTCGTTGCCCAGTTCGAGCACACGGTCATAGTCGAGAAGGACGGCGCCTACGTGACGACCTGA
- a CDS encoding AbrB/MazE/SpoVT family DNA-binding domain-containing protein: MVVVGRGRKTAKITGNNEFTVIVGRDGHITIPKELRDKLEIKRGSIVKLKILKVIEK, from the coding sequence GTGGTGGTAGTGGGGAGAGGTAGGAAGACGGCTAAAATAACTGGAAACAACGAGTTTACTGTTATAGTTGGGAGAGATGGCCACATAACAATACCAAAGGAGCTTCGGGATAAATTGGAAATTAAGCGAGGTAGCATTGTTAAGCTGAAAATTCTAAAAGTTATTGAAAAGTGA
- a CDS encoding minichromosome maintenance protein MCM has product MSEAEKVRRASDKLKDKLIEEIENLLRQMDEEGLEHLDPAVLSPMLRIWIRGQYGFLPTSITKDLLNAYKVVLENYRAVPRSRNTEEQSVPDNQSEEHREHSMFPTFRYRSVKNKLGSEKFEALLKSLKETYGLPRPVHANTILIMMDIMEDGIELIPLSLIEKKLGEDVGFTKSMIARMRKDFFGSGNTAKSLQAVLFDAIGEVNGEPAFRLKDSVVKFVKAKILELLGYEQEAEDLLDYTNSAKDFLRNFKRDGEEVYLEKVRELVREGGKDFYVDYLDLVRYDPRLAKALFDEPDLVLGAFENAVRELQEEVYEEIARLEPELFDDEFEPVEVRVKVGNFPRVFRPRDMRPDLVGKFVAVEGYVTSASKVVPFFEVAMYVCTKCGHELGLLNRPTREPARPPSKCPSCGAKRAWDFDVKKSRKVEIQHFVVRDAPESLHVGENPKELSAYILGSGAGAVDVGDKVVLYGILRVRETLRKSVAESDYVLEVIHVEQLNRGFQVELSKKDVKEVLHLKDLYGDDLPDAVARSIAPWIGGYESVKKALALAVVSAEGLWDKRTTIHVLLAGDPGVGKSRLALDLENIAPKVLTAEGGGSSRAGLTASFEKDELTGKFTVKGGLLVLGSDGIVIVDEFSSLKREDINALKTCMEHGFVAPAKAGISNMKLRATATIIGTANPKAGRIDRRQLLIDQLDVPFPVLTRFDLIFAFFDEPEKEKDEEIGWSILSEVKRRKNRKPPKRVIEAELLKKLFAYARFNVFPEIDDEVGRLMVEEFKRIRRKTKQSGAPVSRRVMDAIVRLAYAHAKLRLAEKVERIDVEEAVRLVWESLEYVAYDPETGEIDASILEVGVPSRERERFELFVRVMERLARGYDGIPLEVVFRTLEEKGLQEDEIRLFLEKGERLNYLQVEGEFVRWL; this is encoded by the coding sequence ATGAGCGAGGCAGAGAAGGTGAGACGAGCCAGCGACAAACTCAAGGATAAACTCATCGAGGAGATAGAGAACCTCCTCAGGCAGATGGACGAGGAAGGCCTCGAACACCTCGACCCGGCCGTCCTGAGTCCCATGCTGAGGATATGGATAAGGGGACAGTACGGCTTCCTGCCGACATCAATCACAAAGGACCTCCTCAATGCCTACAAGGTAGTGCTTGAGAATTATAGAGCTGTTCCCAGAAGTAGGAACACCGAGGAACAGAGCGTTCCCGACAATCAGAGCGAGGAACATCGGGAACATTCAATGTTCCCAACGTTCCGATACCGTTCCGTAAAAAATAAGCTAGGTTCAGAGAAATTTGAAGCGTTGCTTAAATCCCTTAAGGAAACCTATGGCCTGCCTCGGCCGGTTCATGCTAACACTATACTCATCATGATGGACATAATGGAGGACGGCATTGAACTGATTCCCTTGAGTCTTATCGAGAAAAAGCTTGGAGAAGACGTGGGATTCACGAAAAGCATGATTGCCAGAATGAGAAAAGATTTCTTCGGCAGTGGCAATACTGCCAAGAGCCTTCAGGCCGTCCTCTTTGATGCTATCGGCGAGGTGAACGGTGAGCCTGCGTTCAGGCTGAAGGACTCGGTGGTGAAGTTCGTCAAGGCGAAAATCCTTGAGCTCCTCGGTTATGAGCAGGAGGCCGAGGATTTACTGGACTACACGAACAGCGCCAAGGACTTCCTCAGGAACTTCAAGCGGGACGGCGAGGAGGTTTACCTTGAGAAGGTCAGGGAACTGGTGAGGGAAGGCGGGAAGGACTTTTACGTGGACTACCTTGACCTGGTCAGGTACGACCCGAGGCTGGCGAAGGCTCTCTTCGATGAGCCTGACCTTGTGCTGGGTGCTTTCGAGAACGCGGTGAGGGAGCTTCAGGAGGAGGTTTACGAGGAGATTGCTCGGCTTGAGCCTGAGCTGTTCGATGATGAGTTTGAGCCTGTGGAGGTCAGGGTTAAGGTCGGGAATTTCCCGAGGGTGTTCAGGCCGAGGGATATGAGGCCGGACCTTGTGGGTAAGTTCGTGGCGGTTGAGGGTTACGTCACCTCGGCCTCGAAGGTGGTTCCGTTCTTTGAGGTGGCCATGTATGTGTGCACCAAGTGCGGTCATGAGCTTGGTCTCTTGAACAGGCCGACGAGGGAGCCTGCGAGACCGCCGTCAAAGTGTCCTTCCTGTGGTGCTAAGCGGGCGTGGGATTTTGACGTGAAGAAGTCGAGGAAGGTGGAGATTCAGCATTTCGTGGTGAGGGATGCTCCGGAGAGCCTTCACGTTGGCGAGAACCCGAAGGAGCTGAGCGCGTACATTCTCGGCTCTGGTGCTGGTGCTGTGGACGTTGGGGATAAGGTGGTTCTCTACGGCATTCTGCGGGTGAGGGAGACGTTGAGGAAGAGCGTGGCCGAGTCTGATTACGTGCTCGAGGTGATTCATGTGGAGCAGTTGAACCGAGGCTTTCAGGTGGAGCTTAGCAAGAAGGACGTGAAGGAGGTTCTCCATCTGAAGGACCTCTACGGGGATGACTTACCTGACGCCGTCGCGAGGTCCATCGCTCCCTGGATTGGGGGGTATGAGTCGGTGAAGAAGGCTCTTGCATTGGCGGTGGTCTCGGCTGAGGGTCTGTGGGATAAGAGGACGACGATTCACGTTCTCCTCGCGGGAGACCCTGGCGTTGGTAAGTCGAGGCTGGCGCTGGACCTTGAGAACATTGCTCCGAAGGTCCTCACGGCGGAGGGTGGTGGGTCGTCGCGTGCTGGCTTGACCGCGAGCTTTGAGAAGGACGAGCTGACTGGGAAGTTCACGGTCAAGGGTGGCCTGCTGGTCCTCGGGAGTGATGGTATTGTTATAGTTGATGAGTTCAGCAGTTTGAAGAGGGAGGACATCAACGCGTTGAAGACGTGCATGGAGCATGGGTTTGTTGCGCCGGCTAAGGCAGGGATTTCCAACATGAAGCTGAGGGCCACTGCCACAATCATCGGCACGGCGAACCCGAAGGCTGGGAGGATTGACAGGAGGCAGTTGCTCATTGACCAGCTGGACGTTCCGTTTCCGGTCCTGACGAGGTTTGACCTTATCTTTGCGTTCTTCGATGAGCCAGAGAAGGAGAAGGATGAGGAGATTGGGTGGAGTATCCTCAGTGAGGTGAAGAGGAGGAAGAACCGGAAGCCTCCTAAGAGGGTTATTGAAGCGGAGCTTTTGAAGAAGCTGTTCGCTTACGCGAGGTTCAATGTGTTTCCTGAGATTGACGATGAGGTCGGCCGGCTGATGGTGGAGGAGTTCAAGAGGATTAGGAGGAAGACCAAGCAGAGTGGAGCGCCTGTGAGCAGGCGTGTGATGGATGCAATCGTGAGGCTGGCTTATGCTCATGCAAAGCTTCGCCTGGCCGAGAAGGTTGAGAGGATTGACGTTGAGGAGGCCGTGAGGCTGGTATGGGAGAGTCTTGAATATGTCGCCTACGACCCGGAGACCGGGGAGATTGATGCGAGCATTCTTGAGG